The Burkholderia ubonensis genome has a window encoding:
- a CDS encoding LysE family translocator yields MEFLTLSALPAGMLFALVTSITPGPNNTMLLASGVNFGFRRTMPHLFGISIGVAILMLCVGFGLGEAFKRVPALYTILEIASVAYLLYLAWRIGTSGEVSAHGGKARPMTFVEAAAFQWVNPKAWMMVLTAATTVRLSADYGMNAAWMAVVFILIGFPCICLWAAFGQGLRHFLSNPRALRVFNVTMAVLLILSLYPLVAHLLPQ; encoded by the coding sequence ATGGAATTCCTCACCTTGAGCGCGCTGCCCGCCGGCATGCTGTTCGCGCTCGTCACGTCGATCACGCCCGGCCCGAACAACACGATGCTGCTCGCGTCGGGCGTCAATTTCGGCTTCCGCCGCACGATGCCGCATCTGTTCGGCATCAGTATCGGCGTCGCGATCCTGATGCTGTGCGTCGGCTTCGGTCTCGGCGAGGCGTTCAAGCGCGTCCCCGCGCTGTACACGATCCTCGAGATCGCGAGCGTCGCGTACCTGCTGTATCTCGCGTGGCGGATCGGCACGTCCGGCGAAGTCAGCGCGCACGGCGGCAAGGCGCGGCCGATGACGTTCGTCGAAGCCGCCGCGTTCCAGTGGGTCAATCCGAAGGCATGGATGATGGTGCTAACAGCCGCGACGACGGTCCGGCTGTCAGCCGACTACGGGATGAACGCCGCGTGGATGGCCGTCGTGTTCATCCTGATCGGCTTTCCGTGCATCTGCCTGTGGGCGGCGTTCGGCCAGGGCTTGCGACATTTCCTGTCGAACCCGCGCGCGCTGCGCGTCTTCAACGTCACGATGGCCGTGTTGTTGATTCTGTCCCTGTATCCGCTCGTCGCGCACCTGCTGCCGCAATAA